GAACCATAGGCCTTTGGATCAAAAGATAAATTGGGAATATAACAGGTTGAGTAGTAGTTGACGGCTTGATCAACGTACAGTAGAATGTAAGTGCCTTATTTCGAACATATTTGTTCAAGAGTGGTCGCTTAGACATACTACCGAGTCTCCTTCCATGGGAAGCACAACTgcagaaatatatatgttcGAAACAGCTACCACGGAAAATTAGTCGCGCGTACCAACAACGAAATCTATATCCCAAAGACAATTGCTATCTTTTCAAGGATTCTACTCATCTTAATTACGTATATTTAACAGAAATATTTACTCAGCTTCACGTGATGACTCAGAAGGTCCAGTTTGAGGGTGAGAAAAAGCTTCATAAAACTTTGGGTTGCTTGAACATGTACCATGGTTTAAATGACTCTATCATCCAATGGGGCTGTAGCTCAGTGGTAGAGTGGAAGATTGCAATGACCTGACTGGTTAACCAAATATTGCAACCTATCTTTAGGTCGCCGGTTCGAACCCGGCCAGtcccttgttctttttgtttttcttcgacTCCCAGTTTTTCTTGGCTGCAATGCTGGGAAGAACAACAACTAACGCTTTTTAACTAGCTAGCCAGATTGCAGTGGATGATAGGTAGAGAGAGTATGGAGTACTTGATTGAGTGTTCTATCTCAGTTTCGCGCCGAGGCCGATGAACCTGTAAACATTCTAGCTAGCAGTTTACACTTCACTTTCCCCCCACTGAATAGTGGTTAACCTAATTAGCTTCTACATGTCCTTCTTCGGAACTATTCATGGGTGTCAATACTTTTTAAACAACCTAGCTAGTCACCTGGACTGTTGCCTTATACCACGTAAGCAGCGTAGCTTCGCCCCCAATATCAGCCAAATCCCCAACCTCATTCTTCCAGTTACTGTCAGGCTGAAAAAAAATGCCACAATGCGCTCCGACTACAGCGCGCAGGACCTCGATGTCATTCTGGAACTGGCTGCTACAGTACAGAAACAGTATACGGATGTGCCAGACCAGTACAAAGGTATTTTGAACGAGTGAGTTGAGTCCAACGACTGCGAATCAAGTTAAGGTAATTCAGCTGCAGGCAGCTGACAGGTTGATAGTGCCAAGCGACTGTCTGATCAGCTGTGCGAgactgaagatgaggatTCCGGTCATCCTGTTGGGGATCAAGAGAAGCAGAGACTAGACGATATTCACAAACGCTGTCGGGATCTCTTACACGAGCTGGATGCATATTTGGGGCAGTTAGATACAACAAGAACTCTGTCACCACAAGATGAAGGGGGATCCGTTGACTTGAAGACCACGACAGGTGAAACTGTCCTCCTACTTGCATCCAAGCAAGGTTTTAGAGAAATTGTCCGGTTTCTCCTCGAGCAAGGAGTTCCCATCGACCCCAAAGACAGAGCGGGGCGGACTCCCCTCCATCATGCAGTGGCAAAGGACCACAAAGAAGTAGCCAAGGTCATCCTCGAAGCCGGCGGTGATATAGAGACGACGGACCTGGCGGACCATATCCCACCAATGTTCGCAGCGCCCCATGGAAATGACAAGGAGAACAGGTCGTGCCACACACCTCTGATTACTGCAATAGAAGCCGACAATGAGGAGATGGTCAAGCTTCTTCTGGAAGCGGGTGCTGACCCGGACCATTACACTGATTATTATACGCCTTTGACGTCTGCAGCACGAAACCACAACATGGGCATATTCACACTGTTGATTGACAAAGTCTCCAATTTAGACCATCAGGATGAAGGGGGCGATACTCCGCTGATGCATGCTGCAAAATGGCACAATGGGGTGGCGGAGCTCCTTGTGGAGCGAGGTGCAAGATTGGACGTTGAGAATAGATACGGTGAAACTGCGATGTCCATCGCTTCACAGCGTGCAAACAAGCACCTGCTCACATTGCTTCTAGAGAGGATTCCTGGTCAGGAGTATATCAATGCGAAGGGTCAAGGCCTACTTCATTTTGCTGCAGAGAGCGACCTAGGAGGTGGGGATGAACCCATGGTTCGCTTTCTCCTGGCGAGGGAGGGGTTGACTCGGGACCAGAAAGTCGCAGATGCTCAAAGTGGACTTCACGGTGCCGCATGGAGGGGGTATACTACCATATTGAAAATACTGCTTGAGATAGATGGTGTCGATGTCGACGGCAAGGACGCGAATGGCTACACCGCGCTTTGGCTGGCTGTTCGGATGGGTAGGGAGGATGCCATCGAGATCCTTCTCGATACATATGGGGCAAACCCTGAGATTCATAACGGCCGCATGGAATGGTCAGCAATACATGCAGCTATTATTCATAACGAGCCGTCAACTGCGCGGATGCTTCTGGCAAGAGGCGTTAATCCAAACAGTAGGGACCGCCACGGTCGAACTCCCTTATCCGGGGCGGTTAATATCGAATGGGATATTTGCCATGATGGTATCGGTTCAACAATGGTGCCGTTGCTTCTTGAAACAAATGGCGTGGATGTCAACAGCCAAGATAACTTGGGTCGCACCCCCCTGTTCTGGGCTCTATTATCCGCCATCTATTTGGTGCACTCCCCAGAGAAAGTAGAAATGTACGAGGCTGGcgttcagctccttcttgAACAGGGTGCGAGAGTCGACATCCGCGATGAATCTGGGAGG
This DNA window, taken from Aspergillus flavus chromosome 5, complete sequence, encodes the following:
- a CDS encoding ankyrin repeat-containing domain protein codes for the protein MSFFGTIHGCQYFLNNLASHLDCCLIPRKQRSFAPNISQIPNLILPVTVRLKKNATMRSDYSAQDLDVILELAATVQKQYTDVPDQYKGILNDAKRLSDQLCETEDEDSGHPVGDQEKQRLDDIHKRCRDLLHELDAYLGQLDTTRTLSPQDEGGSVDLKTTTGETVLLLASKQGFREIVRFLLEQGVPIDPKDRAGRTPLHHAVAKDHKEVAKVILEAGGDIETTDLADHIPPMFAAPHGNDKENRSCHTPLITAIEADNEEMVKLLLEAGADPDHYTDYYTPLTSAARNHNMGIFTLLIDKVSNLDHQDEGGDTPLMHAAKWHNGVAELLVERGARLDVENRYGETAMSIASQRANKHLLTLLLERIPGQEYINAKGQGLLHFAAESDLGGGDEPMVRFLLAREGLTRDQKVADAQSGLHGAAWRGYTTILKILLEIDGVDVDGKDANGYTALWLAVRMGREDAIEILLDTYGANPEIHNGRMEWSAIHAAIIHNEPSTARMLLARGVNPNSRDRHGRTPLSGAVNIEWDICHDGIGSTMVPLLLETNGVDVNSQDNLGRTPLFWALLSAIYLVHSPEKVEMYEAGVQLLLEQGARVDIRDESGRTPIFYAAMVKRAALVQMFLAKGAEPDCIDADGRTPLSYAVEPFNVGWLVEYKGESEDEWDPAWSGDQLSKVVKALLAQGADPNRRDVKGLTPLSRAEKRLEEGNEVLILLRKASARVSGLWFKSRF